CCCAGCGACGCGTCATCGACGCCGCCGACCCCGTCACCGGACGGCTGCGGGGTACGGAGTTCCAGCTCGCCGCGCTGGTCGGGCGGGGCCTCGCCTTCCGGCACCCGCGGCCACCGCACGACCACTTCCTGACACCGGCCGGCCATCGGATACGGGAGGAGACGCGGCCCACGGACACACCTGTCGCCGCCGGGGCTGCCCCCGCGTCCGGGGGCACCGGGGCGTTCGCCGCACGGGTGGGCGGCGAGGCGGAGGCACCGGCCGCCGGTCCCGCCCGGACGCGTGAGGTGCACAGTGCCTGGCAGGGGTTGCTGGAACTGCGTCGGATGACCAACAGGGACGGGGCCACGGACCGTCCGTGCGGCTGGGAGCGTACGCATCTGGTGCAGGCCGCCGCGTTGGCGCTCGAGGCGGCCGGCCACCTCCCGGCGGACGGGAAGGGCGCCGGCGGCTACCGGGTGCGGGCGACTCCGCAGCCGGAGGCCGTCGCCGTGCGTGAGTCCGACGGCGACGCGCTGCGGGCCTGCGCGGCCACGCTGGAGAAGGCGGGCTGGCAGGCCGGCGAGCACAGCGAGCCGCGTACCGGCACGCGCTATCTGCTGGCGTCCCCCCGGCGGAAGTAACGGCCGCACGCACAAGGACAGTTGGCGGCTGTGAGCAACCGCTCAGTACGCTTGCGTCCTCATGGCGAAGCCGAGCAGTCGTGAAGGGGAAGTCGTGGCCGAACCGTTTTCCGTCCCGGTGACCGTGCGCGGGTACGAGACCGATGTGCAGGGACACCTCAACCAGAGCGTGTACCTCAACTACGCGGAGCACGCCCGCTGGGCCCTGCTCCACGCGGCCGGCATCAGCCAGGCGGAGCTGATGTCCAAGGGTGTGGGTCCGGTGGCCCTGGAGACCACCATCCGCTATCAGCGGGAGCTACTCGCGGGCGACGAGGTCGAGGTGACCTGCGAGTTCCTCTGGGGCGAGGGCAGGACCTTCCGTATCCGGCAGACGATCCGCAAGGCCGACGGCACGGTCGCGGCGGAACTCGTGGGGGTCGGCGGGCTGATGGATCTCAAGGTGCGCAAGCTCGTCGCGGACCCGAAGGAGTACTTCCGCGCACTGGCGTCGCAACCGCGACTCTTCGGACTCTGACCGGTACTCACAGCGACCTCCTACCGTCACCCCACGGCATTCCCAACTTGGCGCGCGACTCTCAACCTCTTCCCGCCGCGCCCTTCTTGGAGACCCCGTGCCGATGATGCAAAGAGCCGCCGCCCGTCGTACGCTGCTGGCCGCGCTCGGCGCCACCGCGATCCTGACCACCCAGCGGATCGCGTCCGGCGCGACCACCGAGGCGACCGCCGACGGGCTCGACGACCCGGCCAAGAAGGACATCGCGATGCGGCTGGTGTGCAGCGCGGAGAACTCGTCCCTGGACTGGCAGGCGCAGTACGCGTACATCGAGGACATCGGCGACGGGCGCGGCTACACCGGCGGGATCATCGGCTTCTGCTCCGGTACGAGCGACATGCTGGCCCTCGTCGAGCTGTACACCGAGCGGGACGCGGACAACGCCCTGGCCGCCTATCTGCCCGCCCTGCGCGCGGTGGACGGCACCGACTCGCACGAGGGCCTGGACCCGGGCTTCCCCGCCGCCTGGCGGAAGGCGGCGAAGACGTCCGCCTTCCGGGACGCCCAGAACGACGAGCGTGACCGCGTCTACTTCGACCCGGCCGTCGCCCTCGCCAAGAAGGACGGCGTCGGCACGCTGGGCCAGTTCGCCTACTACGACGCCATGGTCATGCACGGTCCCGGCACGGACGGTCTCACCTTCGGCGGCATCCGCACACGGGCCCGCGCGAACGCGGCCACCCCGGCCGACGGCGGCGACGAGACGACGTACCTGAACGCCTTCCTCGACGCCCGGGTGTGGGCGATGCGGCAGGAGGCGGCCCACGAGGACACCAGCCGCGTGGACACCGCCCAGCGGGTCTTCCTCGACCAGGGGAACCTGAACCTGGATCCGCCGCTCGACTGGAAAGTGTACGGGGACAGTTACTACATCGGCTGACCGGCA
The DNA window shown above is from Streptomyces sp. NBC_01451 and carries:
- a CDS encoding acyl-CoA thioesterase, whose protein sequence is MAEPFSVPVTVRGYETDVQGHLNQSVYLNYAEHARWALLHAAGISQAELMSKGVGPVALETTIRYQRELLAGDEVEVTCEFLWGEGRTFRIRQTIRKADGTVAAELVGVGGLMDLKVRKLVADPKEYFRALASQPRLFGL
- a CDS encoding chitosanase → MQRAAARRTLLAALGATAILTTQRIASGATTEATADGLDDPAKKDIAMRLVCSAENSSLDWQAQYAYIEDIGDGRGYTGGIIGFCSGTSDMLALVELYTERDADNALAAYLPALRAVDGTDSHEGLDPGFPAAWRKAAKTSAFRDAQNDERDRVYFDPAVALAKKDGVGTLGQFAYYDAMVMHGPGTDGLTFGGIRTRARANAATPADGGDETTYLNAFLDARVWAMRQEAAHEDTSRVDTAQRVFLDQGNLNLDPPLDWKVYGDSYYIG